Part of the Planctomycetaceae bacterium genome, GACAAACCGTGCACCGGATTCCACAAGCCGCCTTGCCAGCAAACAGCCACGGCCGAATCGACTGTTGTCGTAGATTTTTCGTTTGGCTTCGGGTTCGAGGCTGATGTCGAAGGCATCCTTATCTTTGCTGCTCAGCAGGCGATAGGCATTGTCCAGAGATCGTAACATCGATTCCTGTTGATAGTCGCTCAGGTATTCTCGCTGCGGATTACGGTCGATCAGTTTTCGAAACAGCTGATGACGATTCGTAAACCGATCGCCCGTCATGTTGCCCGGTGGTCGCACCGACTGCGCTGCCTCTTCCGGGAACGGAAGGTTCATCGGCCCGAACTCACTGCCGAAAAATCCTGCGGTGGTAAACGCCTTGAGTTCTTCACTTTCGCCAACACCTTCCAGTCGTTGACCAATGTTGATGAAGGCAGGCATGACAGGATTGCGCGGGCCCAGCACTTTGGCCATCCACGAACCAATGTGCGGACACGCAACGGTTTGTGGGGGTACGTAGCCGGTATGCCAGTGATACTGATGGCGAGAATGCAGGATGCTGCCCAGGTCTTCCTGAACGGCTGAACGAATGAGGGTCGCTCGATCCATCACGCTTGCGATGTGTTCCAGCCCTTCACAGATCTGCAGACCGCTGACTGCTGTGTCGATGGCGGGAAAAGTGCTCAGCATATCTGCGACCGGCAACCCGTCGCGAAACGGTTCGAATCGCTTGGGGTCGAAGGTATCAGGTGCTGCCATGCCACCACCCATCCAGATC contains:
- a CDS encoding DUF1501 domain-containing protein — translated: MPYNFDSDAPDSVVRRDFLKSLSAASMAAMACSAPRTLRGDDHIAADHPAATADACILIWMGGGMAAPDTFDPKRFEPFRDGLPVADMLSTFPAIDTAVSGLQICEGLEHIASVMDRATLIRSAVQEDLGSILHSRHQYHWHTGYVPPQTVACPHIGSWMAKVLGPRNPVMPAFINIGQRLEGVGESEELKAFTTAGFFGSEFGPMNLPFPEEAAQSVRPPGNMTGDRFTNRHQLFRKLIDRNPQREYLSDYQQESMLRSLDNAYRLLSSKDKDAFDISLEPEAKRKIYDNSRFGRGCLLARRLVESGARFV